One Halobaculum sp. CBA1158 DNA segment encodes these proteins:
- a CDS encoding DUF5781 family protein, protein MDIRVRGSVPPDPFLGAASLFETERDLSLPVEVRVRDSPEERTWAGHYDDRHVLNISRQAATSAMARELALHELSHMARYEESHPSHHQSTDEALFLALSGASVERRKLTHCYQIANHMKDVYADDITLSVGPGGKLVTFLESRLAAAVADRPRARPRPESRRLTAGSDPDITAVNAAFALAMCERHDLVDDDHRLYDLAHAAADDAPDVDVSAFTRLFRSLAEDPSESEYRKALVDAARLYAVDADAGGPAAAD, encoded by the coding sequence ATGGACATCCGAGTCCGCGGCTCCGTTCCGCCCGATCCCTTTCTCGGGGCGGCGTCGCTGTTCGAGACGGAACGCGACCTCTCGTTGCCCGTGGAGGTCCGGGTTCGCGACAGTCCCGAGGAGCGCACCTGGGCCGGCCACTACGACGACCGCCACGTGCTCAACATCTCGCGACAGGCCGCCACCTCGGCGATGGCGCGCGAACTCGCGCTCCACGAGCTGTCGCACATGGCCCGCTACGAGGAGTCGCACCCCTCGCACCACCAGTCGACGGACGAGGCGCTGTTTCTCGCGCTGTCGGGGGCCTCCGTCGAACGCCGGAAGCTCACGCACTGCTATCAGATCGCGAACCACATGAAGGACGTCTACGCCGACGACATCACCCTCTCGGTGGGGCCGGGCGGGAAGCTCGTCACCTTCCTCGAGTCGCGACTCGCGGCGGCCGTCGCCGACCGACCGCGGGCGCGACCCAGACCGGAGTCCCGGCGACTGACCGCCGGCTCCGACCCCGACATCACCGCCGTCAACGCCGCGTTCGCGCTGGCGATGTGCGAGCGCCACGACCTCGTCGACGACGACCACCGACTGTACGACCTCGCGCACGCGGCGGCCGACGACGCCCCCGACGTCGACGTGTCGGCGTTCACGCGGCTGTTCCGATCGCTCGCGGAGGACCCCTCCGAGTCCGAGTACCGGAAGGCGCTCGTCGACGCCGCCCGCCTGTACGCCGTCGACGCCGACGCCGGCGGACCCGCGGCCGCCGACTGA
- a CDS encoding group 1 truncated hemoglobin, with protein sequence MSESESESLYERLGGAYDIAGAVDVLTERLFENDTANQNPVTAEFHETHDPAGFKYLVTAWTIEHAGGPEVYPGREMDEAHEELEVTELEFDVVRTEIKATLYHVGVPEPETRELMGIIDMFRDEVVADNHRDENWSAP encoded by the coding sequence ATGAGCGAATCGGAATCCGAGTCGCTGTACGAGCGCCTGGGCGGCGCGTACGACATCGCCGGCGCTGTGGACGTACTGACCGAGCGGCTGTTCGAGAACGACACGGCGAATCAGAACCCCGTCACGGCCGAGTTCCACGAAACGCACGACCCTGCGGGGTTCAAGTACCTCGTGACCGCCTGGACTATCGAGCACGCCGGCGGGCCGGAGGTGTACCCCGGCCGGGAGATGGACGAGGCTCACGAAGAACTCGAGGTCACCGAACTGGAGTTCGACGTGGTCCGCACGGAGATCAAGGCGACTCTGTATCACGTCGGCGTCCCGGAGCCGGAGACGCGAGAGCTGATGGGGATCATCGACATGTTCCGGGACGAGGTCGTGGCCGACAACCACCGAGACGAGAACTGGAGCGCCCCGTAG